A window of the Streptomyces finlayi genome harbors these coding sequences:
- a CDS encoding DEAD/DEAH box helicase, producing the protein MRPTLAAQTLRDTTVEYLTTTFALAEPDTQEALEDFLTDPADGLFRGPYLRIRRPFRPAADGWQERLDWYPDAFQPYAHQAESFVRLSSKDGHRPEPTLVTTGTGSGKTESFLIPVLDHCRREREAGRAGIKAVLLYPMNALAGDQADRLGDLLDRDTRLGEVTAGLYIGEASSGGTSPYGRVMVDRAEIRRNPPDILITNYKMLDLLLQRQQDAQLWADADLAYVVVDEFHTYDGAQGTDVAMLLRRLAAVVGADDEGRPLGGICPVATSATLGSAGGGDPAASGPRAMLDVASQVFGVRFPDDAVIGEDRRDTEEFLLPVDHSLPLPSPGELAGLPDPARTTDGMDAIARATLGCDTADAGELGRRLLAHPLTHELLRSKDAPLTAVEALEVFPATSAWRAAAERDPDTAARALARFVALISVARDPKPGPDGRERPLLLVENHLWLRAMSRVLRFVAPRPVFSWSDGDQVAPAAQDGPAAERHSVTVAAQAERRLHARGAGRLPAAYCRHCGRSGWAAICPDRDPQNLNHASDEIYRAAASGGAAKGRVRAMIAATPAEAAEQARAKIARKSAHRARKGAAHDASLLVLEENGRALRSLDPDEVLPHGEGGAIAPAPENGVYVWAWFDNHAEKADYSEQDRCPACGQNQGIRFLGAGVAPLASVVVTQLFTGGELPKADEQQRDRRKTLIFNDSVQDAAHRAGFVASRSWKFSLRSLLHDQLVAGIAESPEYAAHGAPLNELIASLVARSAEPGEQLLAAVVPPDLDTIEPVRRLLDGKKNVTRATWKLVGERLAFNTLLEFGLHSRLGRTLELTRTVAAEVHLPDPARAAEAAEALFDVQLSARLPLTPDAPGDGDGTPAAAWGRQAGPPAEGTPERLRFFEGYVRGLLEHLRQSGGIHHRWLDAFIDDGGRNRYLLSSARPPGMPAFGRHSEFPAFVLVGPGGGRTKFERIDTRDSWYVDFTRRCLGLDQEAAGTYLAALFEQLSDERIGALARRRISGGDNRQGHGVYGLTPGHIRVRPLEDEQTGAAALTCPECGWTQTVPPERAAVWQGTRCPLKRCEGTLARPSADAGGRAARDYRSDYYRRLYREAEPYSVVAAEHTGVLSRKEREEVEKGFRRGEKHTDPNVLSCTPTLELGIDIGQLEAVVLASLPPTTAGYVQRVGRAGRSTGNAFMVSLADTSPRALYHLAEPRHLIAGPILPPGCFLSAGELLCRQYTAYLIDRSARGKLEGVPPLPDRVTQLMGRNAWLKQFREAATSHAHLVEDFLRLFPDIDGVPGSGVSRDARAVVRRYAREKLADRLRAAEAAWEADRAELARRRHLINEAVDSLQEAVEDEAREKRNLVREAAGVAARLQTMALAGAQGFLVEYGLLPNYSLVEDGVRLEAMLSRKEPVRRKRGEVAVAGGDGPAERWRSEPRVYDRPAASALTELAPGNAYYVRGYRHVVDGFDLGPVREDSSDHTPVGLRLWRVCKDCGHVRTGDRAEQDTSACPRCGGTGIGGRTALHRVVVPHKVTAHDKRDDARIVDDHDNRTRTPYTTVTAVDIDPADIKETWRHQKTTFGVDHVREAVIRRFNLGKSRHGRRDETFFAGRETTVTGFTVCPRCGGATDREPGHGPAQEAISQSLLGRTELAHHRPWCVVRRRDKQARPEDVQVITATEHRTEALRILLPAATLNVPERLASFSATLHLGLALRYGGDPAHIRSAAVTEPDRETGLTRNYLVLYDALPGGTGYLQRLADREGEEFRDVLAEAQKRLRACPCKDDTTRRACHRCLLPYAPEREYKDVDRQEALWMLDHLLGADGGSDWDVRKEAPDARLRFADQAESDLELRFIECLDRWLAAPGNAVAADHTQTPTGRHGKQFTLPRPDGHAVRWEVVAQKDLHGYRTRPDLLFRPVAGDTTGDGAPPLPIAVYLDGYRWHASSRTNRVASDAAKRARLRADGILVWQITWDDVVAWDHALRGSPEPAADAAPDPLAAVVAGPAADAAWPPYDVADPAGPGAKVRELWQRRRHDPADVDALYAGAVPALLAFLRDPRPAKWQLLATLAVSAPAALRQRELVGADPASATRWIEAAVRDEPLPAVSGNGLRLLRLKDGSGLPLVLAAASRTDGKALRWSALAVLDDRDEAVAGDRPEHRRRWKAWLGWGNIIQFLDPTGAGQADGLALARTTLDGFDAALLAATAGPVTGLLPALRAEAPGTGLPLPEPDAEPGERDPAAVRAPAAEERAARAEVPEAGRTSLEQTVWQLVLGELSKYGDPDVAEFAARLAGRGDVPAGRAGWDIDGVPRTVELAWPDRRVGIVLAEDAGDAEYMARCAAAGWQVRAPGEWDADELARMLGEEEDTR; encoded by the coding sequence ATGCGACCCACACTCGCCGCGCAGACACTGCGCGACACCACGGTCGAGTATCTGACGACGACGTTCGCGCTGGCCGAACCCGACACCCAGGAGGCCCTGGAGGACTTCCTCACCGATCCGGCCGACGGCCTCTTCCGCGGCCCCTATCTGCGGATCCGGCGGCCTTTCCGGCCCGCGGCGGACGGTTGGCAGGAGCGGCTCGACTGGTATCCCGACGCCTTCCAGCCGTACGCGCACCAGGCGGAGTCCTTCGTGCGGCTGAGCAGCAAGGACGGGCACAGGCCGGAGCCGACCCTGGTCACCACCGGGACGGGCTCGGGCAAGACGGAGTCCTTCCTGATCCCCGTGCTCGACCACTGCCGACGGGAGCGTGAGGCGGGGCGGGCCGGGATCAAGGCGGTCCTGCTGTATCCGATGAACGCACTCGCCGGCGACCAGGCCGACCGCCTCGGGGATCTCCTCGACCGGGACACGCGGCTGGGCGAGGTCACGGCCGGGCTGTACATCGGCGAGGCGTCCTCCGGGGGCACGTCGCCGTACGGGCGGGTGATGGTGGACCGGGCGGAGATCCGCCGCAATCCCCCGGACATCCTGATCACCAACTACAAGATGCTCGACCTGCTGCTCCAGCGGCAGCAGGACGCCCAGTTGTGGGCGGACGCCGACCTGGCCTACGTCGTCGTCGACGAGTTCCACACCTACGACGGGGCCCAGGGCACCGATGTGGCGATGCTGCTCCGACGGCTCGCCGCCGTCGTCGGTGCCGACGACGAGGGACGTCCGCTGGGCGGGATCTGCCCGGTCGCGACCTCCGCGACGCTCGGCTCCGCAGGGGGCGGGGACCCGGCGGCGTCCGGTCCCCGGGCCATGCTGGACGTGGCCTCGCAGGTGTTCGGGGTGCGGTTCCCCGACGACGCCGTGATCGGTGAGGACCGGCGGGACACCGAGGAGTTCCTGCTGCCCGTCGACCACTCGCTGCCGCTCCCGTCGCCCGGCGAGCTGGCAGGCCTGCCGGACCCGGCGCGTACGACCGACGGCATGGACGCCATCGCGCGCGCGACCCTCGGATGCGACACGGCCGACGCGGGAGAGCTCGGGCGGCGCCTGCTGGCCCACCCGCTCACCCACGAGCTGCTGCGGTCCAAGGACGCGCCGCTGACCGCCGTGGAAGCGCTTGAGGTCTTCCCCGCCACCTCGGCCTGGCGTGCCGCGGCCGAGCGGGACCCGGACACCGCCGCCCGCGCCCTCGCGCGCTTCGTGGCGCTGATCTCGGTGGCACGCGACCCGAAGCCCGGACCCGACGGGCGGGAGCGGCCGCTGCTGCTCGTGGAGAACCACCTGTGGCTCCGGGCCATGTCGCGGGTGCTGCGGTTCGTCGCACCTCGGCCGGTGTTCTCCTGGTCGGACGGAGACCAGGTCGCTCCTGCCGCGCAGGACGGCCCGGCGGCCGAGCGGCACTCCGTGACCGTCGCCGCGCAGGCCGAGCGGCGACTGCACGCGCGGGGAGCGGGGCGCCTGCCCGCCGCCTACTGCCGGCACTGCGGGCGCTCCGGCTGGGCGGCGATCTGCCCCGACCGCGACCCGCAGAACCTGAACCACGCCTCCGACGAGATCTATCGCGCCGCCGCGTCCGGTGGCGCCGCGAAGGGGCGCGTGAGGGCCATGATCGCGGCCACCCCGGCCGAAGCGGCCGAACAGGCCCGGGCCAAGATCGCCCGCAAGTCCGCCCACCGGGCACGCAAGGGCGCCGCCCACGACGCGAGCCTGCTGGTCCTGGAGGAAAACGGGCGAGCCCTGCGCAGCCTCGACCCGGACGAGGTCCTGCCCCATGGGGAGGGCGGCGCGATCGCGCCGGCGCCGGAGAACGGCGTCTACGTGTGGGCGTGGTTCGACAACCACGCGGAGAAGGCCGACTACTCCGAGCAGGACCGTTGCCCCGCCTGCGGGCAGAACCAGGGCATCCGCTTCCTCGGTGCGGGCGTCGCCCCGCTCGCCTCCGTCGTCGTCACCCAGCTCTTCACCGGCGGCGAGCTGCCGAAGGCGGACGAGCAGCAGCGGGACCGCCGCAAGACGCTGATCTTCAACGACTCGGTGCAGGACGCCGCTCACCGTGCCGGGTTCGTCGCCAGCCGCTCCTGGAAGTTCTCGCTGCGCTCACTCCTCCACGACCAGTTGGTGGCGGGAATCGCCGAGAGCCCGGAGTACGCGGCCCACGGCGCACCGCTCAACGAACTGATCGCCTCCCTCGTGGCCCGTTCGGCCGAGCCCGGCGAACAACTCCTCGCCGCCGTCGTACCGCCCGACCTGGACACCATCGAACCGGTCAGGCGCCTCCTCGACGGCAAGAAGAACGTCACCAGGGCGACATGGAAGCTGGTCGGCGAGCGCCTCGCCTTCAACACGCTCCTGGAGTTCGGACTCCACTCCCGGCTCGGCCGGACCCTGGAACTGACCCGCACGGTCGCGGCCGAGGTGCATCTGCCCGACCCCGCGAGAGCCGCCGAGGCGGCCGAGGCGCTGTTCGACGTCCAGCTGAGCGCGCGACTGCCCCTGACTCCCGACGCACCCGGCGACGGTGACGGGACACCGGCCGCCGCGTGGGGGCGGCAGGCCGGGCCGCCCGCCGAAGGAACACCCGAGCGGCTGCGCTTCTTCGAGGGATACGTCCGCGGCCTGCTCGAACACCTCCGGCAGTCCGGCGGCATCCACCACCGATGGCTGGACGCCTTCATCGACGACGGCGGCCGCAACCGCTACCTCCTCTCCTCCGCCCGGCCGCCGGGCATGCCCGCGTTCGGACGCCATTCCGAGTTCCCGGCGTTCGTCCTCGTCGGACCGGGCGGCGGGCGGACGAAGTTCGAGCGGATCGACACCCGCGACAGCTGGTACGTCGACTTCACCCGCCGCTGTCTCGGCCTGGACCAGGAGGCCGCCGGGACGTACCTCGCCGCCCTCTTCGAGCAGCTCTCCGACGAGCGGATCGGCGCGCTGGCCCGGCGACGGATCAGCGGCGGCGACAACCGGCAGGGACATGGTGTGTACGGGCTCACCCCCGGGCACATCCGCGTCCGGCCCCTGGAGGACGAACAGACCGGTGCCGCCGCCCTCACCTGCCCCGAGTGCGGCTGGACCCAGACCGTGCCGCCCGAGCGTGCCGCCGTCTGGCAGGGCACCCGGTGCCCGCTCAAGCGCTGTGAGGGAACCCTCGCCCGCCCCTCGGCCGACGCCGGAGGCCGGGCCGCCCGCGACTACCGCTCCGACTACTACCGGCGGCTCTACCGGGAGGCCGAACCGTACAGCGTGGTCGCCGCCGAGCACACCGGTGTCCTCAGCCGCAAGGAACGCGAAGAGGTGGAGAAGGGCTTCCGGCGCGGTGAGAAGCACACCGACCCCAACGTCCTCTCCTGCACGCCCACCCTGGAACTCGGCATCGACATCGGCCAGCTGGAAGCGGTCGTCCTCGCCTCGCTGCCCCCCACCACGGCCGGCTACGTCCAGCGGGTCGGCCGGGCGGGCCGCTCCACCGGCAACGCGTTCATGGTCTCGCTCGCCGACACCAGTCCGCGCGCGCTGTACCACCTCGCGGAACCCCGGCACCTGATCGCCGGTCCCATCCTGCCGCCCGGCTGCTTCCTGTCCGCGGGCGAGCTGCTGTGCCGGCAGTACACCGCCTACCTCATCGACCGGTCCGCCCGGGGGAAGCTGGAAGGCGTCCCGCCGCTGCCCGACCGGGTCACCCAGCTCATGGGCCGCAACGCCTGGCTGAAGCAATTCCGTGAAGCGGCGACCTCCCACGCGCACCTCGTCGAGGACTTCCTGCGGCTGTTCCCCGACATCGACGGCGTGCCCGGCTCCGGAGTCTCCCGGGACGCGCGCGCGGTCGTACGACGGTACGCCCGGGAGAAGCTCGCCGACCGGCTGCGCGCGGCGGAGGCCGCCTGGGAGGCCGACCGCGCCGAACTCGCCCGCCGCCGCCACCTGATCAACGAGGCGGTCGACTCCCTCCAGGAAGCCGTGGAGGACGAGGCCCGGGAGAAACGGAACCTCGTCCGGGAAGCGGCCGGAGTCGCGGCGCGCCTCCAGACGATGGCGCTCGCCGGCGCCCAGGGCTTCCTCGTCGAATACGGGCTGCTCCCCAACTACAGCCTCGTCGAGGACGGGGTACGCCTGGAGGCCATGCTCAGCCGCAAGGAGCCGGTGCGCAGGAAGCGCGGCGAGGTCGCGGTGGCCGGCGGGGACGGCCCCGCCGAACGCTGGCGCAGCGAGCCCCGGGTCTACGATCGCCCCGCGGCGTCCGCCCTGACCGAACTCGCCCCGGGCAACGCCTACTACGTCCGCGGTTACCGGCACGTCGTCGACGGCTTCGACCTCGGCCCCGTACGCGAGGACTCCTCCGACCACACGCCCGTCGGCCTCCGGCTGTGGCGGGTGTGCAAGGACTGCGGGCACGTGCGCACCGGCGACCGGGCCGAACAGGACACCTCGGCCTGTCCGCGCTGCGGCGGCACCGGCATCGGCGGACGCACCGCCCTGCACCGGGTCGTCGTGCCCCACAAGGTCACCGCCCACGACAAGCGGGACGACGCCAGGATCGTCGACGACCACGACAACCGCACGCGCACGCCCTACACCACGGTCACCGCCGTCGACATCGACCCGGCCGACATCAAGGAGACCTGGCGGCACCAGAAGACGACCTTCGGCGTCGACCACGTCCGCGAGGCCGTCATCCGCCGCTTCAACCTCGGCAAGAGCCGGCACGGGCGGCGCGACGAGACCTTCTTCGCGGGCCGGGAGACGACGGTGACGGGGTTCACCGTCTGCCCGCGCTGCGGCGGTGCCACCGACCGCGAGCCCGGCCACGGCCCCGCCCAGGAAGCCATCAGCCAGTCCCTCCTCGGCAGGACCGAACTGGCCCACCACCGGCCCTGGTGCGTGGTCCGGCGCCGCGACAAGCAGGCCAGGCCCGAGGACGTCCAGGTGATCACCGCCACCGAACACCGCACGGAAGCCCTGCGCATCCTGTTGCCCGCGGCCACCCTCAACGTCCCCGAACGCCTCGCCTCGTTCTCCGCGACCCTCCACCTCGGCCTCGCCCTGCGCTACGGCGGCGACCCCGCGCACATCCGCTCCGCCGCCGTCACCGAACCCGACCGGGAGACCGGACTCACCCGCAACTACCTGGTCCTCTACGACGCCCTTCCGGGCGGCACCGGCTACCTCCAGCGCCTCGCGGACCGCGAGGGCGAGGAGTTCCGCGACGTCCTCGCCGAGGCCCAGAAGCGCCTGCGCGCCTGCCCCTGCAAGGACGACACCACGCGCCGCGCCTGCCACCGCTGCCTGCTGCCCTACGCCCCCGAGAGGGAGTACAAGGACGTCGACCGGCAGGAGGCCCTGTGGATGCTGGACCATCTGCTCGGCGCCGACGGCGGCAGCGACTGGGACGTCCGCAAGGAGGCCCCCGACGCCCGGCTCCGCTTCGCCGACCAGGCGGAGAGCGACCTGGAACTCCGCTTCATCGAATGTCTCGACCGCTGGCTCGCCGCCCCCGGCAACGCGGTCGCGGCCGATCACACGCAGACGCCCACCGGCAGGCACGGCAAGCAGTTCACCCTGCCCCGGCCGGACGGTCACGCCGTGCGCTGGGAGGTCGTCGCCCAGAAGGACCTCCACGGTTACCGCACCCGCCCCGACCTGCTCTTCCGCCCCGTGGCCGGGGACACCACCGGCGACGGGGCGCCACCGCTGCCGATCGCCGTCTACCTCGACGGATACCGCTGGCACGCCTCGTCCCGTACCAACCGCGTCGCCTCCGACGCGGCCAAACGGGCCCGGCTGCGCGCCGACGGGATACTCGTCTGGCAGATCACCTGGGACGACGTCGTCGCATGGGACCACGCCCTCAGGGGGAGTCCGGAACCGGCGGCCGACGCCGCGCCCGACCCGCTCGCCGCCGTCGTCGCCGGCCCCGCGGCGGACGCCGCCTGGCCGCCGTACGACGTGGCGGACCCGGCGGGGCCCGGCGCCAAGGTGCGGGAGCTGTGGCAGCGGCGACGCCACGACCCGGCAGACGTGGACGCCCTGTACGCCGGAGCCGTCCCCGCGCTGCTCGCGTTTCTGCGCGATCCCCGGCCTGCCAAGTGGCAACTGCTGGCCACGCTGGCCGTCAGCGCGCCCGCGGCCCTGCGACAGAGGGAACTCGTCGGTGCGGACCCGGCCTCCGCGACCCGCTGGATCGAGGCCGCCGTACGCGACGAACCTCTGCCGGCAGTCAGCGGGAACGGGCTCAGACTGCTGCGCCTCAAGGACGGTTCCGGACTGCCTCTGGTCCTCGCGGCCGCCTCACGCACCGACGGCAAGGCGCTTCGGTGGAGCGCCCTCGCCGTCCTCGACGACCGGGACGAGGCCGTCGCCGGCGACCGCCCCGAGCACCGGCGCCGCTGGAAGGCGTGGCTGGGCTGGGGCAACATCATCCAGTTCCTCGACCCCACCGGTGCGGGGCAGGCCGACGGACTCGCGCTGGCCCGTACGACGCTCGACGGGTTCGACGCCGCGCTGCTCGCCGCCACGGCGGGCCCGGTCACCGGGCTGTTGCCCGCACTGCGCGCCGAAGCGCCCGGCACCGGGCTCCCCCTCCCCGAACCCGACGCGGAACCAGGGGAGAGGGACCCTGCGGCGGTCCGGGCTCCGGCTGCCGAGGAGCGAGCCGCGCGGGCCGAGGTACCCGAGGCCGGCAGGACCTCCCTCGAACAGACTGTGTGGCAGCTGGTTCTGGGAGAGCTCTCCAAGTACGGCGACCCCGATGTCGCGGAGTTCGCCGCGCGCCTCGCGGGCCGCGGTGACGTCCCCGCGGGGCGGGCCGGCTGGGACATCGACGGGGTGCCCCGCACCGTGGAACTGGCCTGGCCCGACCGCCGCGTCGGGATCGTCCTCGCCGAGGACGCCGGGGACGCCGAGTACATGGCGCGGTGTGCCGCGGCGGGATGGCAGGTACGCGCGCCGGGGGAGTGGGACGCCGACGAGCTCGCCCGCATGCTGGGCGAAGAGGAGGACACCCGATGA
- a CDS encoding helix-turn-helix domain-containing protein, giving the protein MTAEQTERGAEAEAEASDGARAADKSGNGVVAAFGQTLKTLRLRAGMEREELGKRLGYSASSIASFEQGRRIPPPRAIDRADEALDAGGLLALWKEEVEKAQYPVFFQGMAQLEKQAMELLVYDTHVVNGLLQTEEYMRALLAMRRPYLDQETAEQRVSARLARQDIFDRRPTPLLSFVMDESVLRHRYGGRDVVRGQLELLLLIGQKRNVELQVMPTECDDNAGVNGPFTVVTRKDGKKFLYVEALNTSSLETEPAQTVLASARYGIIRSQALTPRESLEFIEKLLGEL; this is encoded by the coding sequence ATGACGGCGGAACAGACGGAGCGCGGGGCCGAGGCCGAGGCCGAGGCGTCGGATGGCGCGCGGGCTGCGGACAAATCAGGAAACGGAGTGGTCGCCGCTTTCGGGCAGACCCTGAAGACGCTGCGGTTGCGGGCGGGAATGGAGCGGGAGGAGCTCGGGAAACGGCTGGGGTACTCCGCTTCGAGCATCGCCTCGTTCGAGCAGGGGCGGAGGATTCCACCGCCGAGGGCGATCGACCGGGCGGACGAGGCGCTGGACGCGGGCGGGCTGCTGGCGCTGTGGAAGGAGGAGGTGGAGAAGGCGCAGTACCCGGTGTTCTTCCAGGGGATGGCGCAGTTGGAGAAGCAGGCGATGGAGCTGCTGGTCTACGACACGCACGTGGTCAACGGCCTGCTCCAGACCGAAGAGTACATGCGGGCACTCCTCGCCATGCGGCGACCGTACCTGGATCAGGAAACAGCCGAGCAGCGAGTATCTGCACGGCTGGCGCGCCAGGACATCTTCGACCGCCGCCCCACGCCTCTACTGAGTTTCGTGATGGACGAGTCGGTGCTGCGACACCGGTACGGCGGCAGAGACGTGGTGCGCGGGCAGCTGGAGCTGCTTCTCCTGATCGGCCAGAAACGCAACGTCGAGCTCCAGGTCATGCCGACCGAATGCGATGACAACGCAGGCGTGAACGGCCCGTTCACCGTCGTCACGCGGAAGGACGGCAAAAAGTTCCTGTACGTCGAGGCGTTGAACACCAGCTCGTTGGAAACTGAACCGGCGCAGACAGTTCTCGCTTCCGCCCGCTATGGGATCATCCGTTCACAGGCTCTCACCCCGCGAGAGTCGCTGGAGTTCATCGAGAAGTTGCTGGGAGAGCTATGA
- a CDS encoding DUF397 domain-containing protein has protein sequence MNNAKPLLWFKSSYSGTEGGQCVEVAASAGTVHVRDSKAVTGPVLQVSREAWSGFVGLATAE, from the coding sequence ATGAACAACGCTAAGCCCCTCTTGTGGTTCAAGAGCAGCTACAGCGGAACTGAGGGCGGCCAGTGCGTCGAGGTCGCGGCGAGCGCGGGAACCGTGCACGTCCGTGACTCGAAGGCCGTGACTGGCCCGGTCCTTCAGGTGTCGCGTGAGGCCTGGTCAGGGTTCGTCGGGCTCGCCACGGCGGAGTAG